GCGTCTCCGGACGACCTGGCGGGGGGCGACCCGGAAACCAACGCGGGCATCCTCCGGGCGGTGCTCGAAGGGGAAAAGGGTCCTCGCCGGGACGTGGTGGTGGTAAATGCAGGCGCGGCGCTCATTGCGGCCGGTGTGGCTGGAGACTTTCGCGAGGGCATGGCGGCGGCCGAACGGGCCATCGACGGAAGGGCCGCCTTGGGCAAGCTGGACGCCCTCATCCGGTTCACAAGGGATCACGCGGGCTGAGAGCACGGCCGCGAAGCCTTCTCGTCAACTTCTAACTCAGGGTGTTCCATGGAAACGGATTTCCTTTCGCGGATTCTCCGAAAAAAGCAGGAAGAAGTGGACGCCGCTCGAAAACGGGTCCCGGAAGCGGTGTTGCGGGAACGAGCTGAAGGCAGGAAGGACCGAAGGCCGTTTCTGGAGCGGCTGGCATCGCCCGGGCCGTGGGGCGTCAATGTCATCGCCGAAATCAAGCGCGCGTCGCCGTCCAAGGGGCCGCTTCGCCCGAACCTGGACCCGGCGGCTCTCGCCCGATCCTACCAACGGGGCGGTGCCGCCGCGCTTTCGGTCCTCACCGACGGCCCTCACTTTCGAGGCTCTCTGGACGATCTAAAGGCCGCCCGCAGTGCCGTGGGGCTTCCCGTTCTTCGGAAAGACTTCATGGTGTCCACCTACCAGATCTACGAAGCGGGGGCGTGGGGAGCCGACGCAGTGCTCCTCATCGTCCGTGCCCTGGACGACGGCTTTCTGCGCGATGCCCTGGCACTGTGCCGGGACACGGGCTTGGACGCTCTGGTGGAAGTGCATGCGGAAGACGAACTGGATCGTGCCGTCGAGGCCGGAGCGCGGCTCATCGGGATCAACAACCGGGACCTAAAGACTTTTGAAACGAATCTGGAAACCAGCCTTCGGCTTGCGAGGCGCCTCGGTGAGGGCCGGATTCCCGTTGCCGAAAGCGGCATTCGGGACCGTTCGGACGTGGAACGGCTTCTCAAAGGCGGCGTCCGAAACTTCCTTGTAGGGGAGACCCTGGTCAGGGCTTCCGATCCGGAGGCTTGCCTGAGGGCGTTGGTTTGGGGGCGGCGCGACGACTCGGCGCCCTCTGAGCCTCCGCGGTGAATCTCAAGGCTGGATGCGGGGAGTTCCCGTCGCAGCACGGGCGTGACGGGACGGAATGCGCCTCAACGCGCGAAGTAGAGGCCGCATGGGGATGTCATGGTTCAGGTAAAAATCTGCGGGATCACCCGCGTGGACGAGGCTCTGCTATGCGCCCGCTGGGGCGCTCATGCCGTGGGCTGCGTGTTCCATCCGCCAAGCCCTCGGTTCGTGTCCGACCTACGAGCCGCTGAAATCGCGGCGAGCCTTCCCGCCGGCGTTTCGGCCGTGGGGGTCTTCTGCGACGCGGACTATGAGGCCGTCATGCGGCGGGTGGAACGATGCGGCATCCGCGTGGTGCAGCTCCACGGTGCCGAATCACCGGACCTGGTCCGGCGGCTCCAGGCCCAAGGCGTTTCGGTGATCAAGACCCTTTTTCTGAACCGGCCGCCGACCTTTTCCGACGCCGAAGTCTATGGCTGCGCCTCAGCCTTCCTTGCGGAATGCGCCGGCGGATCGCTCCCCGGCGGAAACGCGATCGCTTGGGACTGGAACGCCGCTCGCCGGATGCTCGGCGACCGCCCGCTGGTGATCGCCGGCGGTCTCAACCCGGAAAACGTGGGCCGGGTCGTCGAGGAAGCTCAGCCCGATGCGGTGGACGTCAGTTCCGGCGTCGAAAGTGCGCCCGGCCGAAAGGACCCGGAAAAAGTCAAACGCTTCCTGGAAACGGTGGCTTCGTGTGAGCCCCCCAGAGCGACAAGGAGGATTTTCTCATGACGACGGCAGCGACATACGGCCCCTTGCCTGATCGACGGGGCCATTTCGGCCCGTACGGCGGGCAATACGTGGCGGAAACCCTTATGCCCGCTCTCCTGGAACTGGAAGCGGCCTACCGTGAGGCCAAGGGGGATCCGGCCTTCCAGGCGTCTTTCCAGGAACTCCTGGCTCAGTATGCCGGGCGCCCCACTCCGCTTTTTTCCGCCAGGCGGCTGACGGCATCGGCCGGAGGAGCCAAGATCTATCTGAAACGCGAAGACTTGGCCCACACCGGGGCCCATAAGATCAACAACACCCTGGGTCAGGTGCTCCTCGCCGATTGGATGGGCAAGCGGAAAGTCATCGCGGAAACAGGCGCCGGCCAGCACGGGGTGGCCACAGCCACGGCCGCTGCGCTTTTCGGCATGGAATGCAAGATCTTCATGGGAACCGAAGACGTGCGGCGCCAGGCTCCCAACGTGCAGCGTATGCGGCTTCTTGGAGCGGAAGTGGTTCCGGTGGCTTCCGGCACGGGTACCCTCAAGGACGCCATGAACGAAGCCATGCGCTATTGGGTGGGGGCGGTCCGGGACACCTTCTATGTGATCGGTTCGGTGGCCGGCCCGCATCCCTATCCCATGATGGTTCGGGACTTCCAGCGCGTGATCGGGGACGAAACCCGCCGGCAGATCCTGGATCGGGAAGGGCGCCTTCCGGATGTCCTGATCGCCTGCGTGGGCGGCGGGAGCAACGCCATGGGGTTGTTTTATCCCTTTCTGGACGATCCTGTTGAAATGATCGGAGTGGAAGCGGCCGGACACGGCATCGAATCCGGAAAACACGCGGCAACCCTGGGTGCGGGGACCGTGGGCGTGCTCCACGGTTCCAAATCCTATCTACTTCAAGATTCCGGCGGCCAAATCCAGGAAGCCCATTCCATATCGGCGGGTCTCGACTACCCCGGCGTCGGCCCCGAACATGCCCTTTTGAAAGAACAGGGGCGGGCCCGGTACGAATCGATCCGGGACGGCGAAGCCTTGGACGCCTTCTCGAAACTTTCAAGACTGGAGGGCATCATCCCGGCACTGGAAAGCGCTCACGCCGTGGCGTGGGCTCTGAAGGAAGCCGCCCGGAGGCCAGCCGACCAGGTGATCGTCGTGAACCTTTCCGGCCGCGGGGACAAGGATCTGGCCATCGTGGCCGCCGCTCTTGAAATGCCTGACACAAAGGACTGAAGCGGTTGGAACA
This is a stretch of genomic DNA from Desulfoglaeba alkanexedens ALDC. It encodes these proteins:
- the trpC gene encoding indole-3-glycerol phosphate synthase TrpC, coding for METDFLSRILRKKQEEVDAARKRVPEAVLRERAEGRKDRRPFLERLASPGPWGVNVIAEIKRASPSKGPLRPNLDPAALARSYQRGGAAALSVLTDGPHFRGSLDDLKAARSAVGLPVLRKDFMVSTYQIYEAGAWGADAVLLIVRALDDGFLRDALALCRDTGLDALVEVHAEDELDRAVEAGARLIGINNRDLKTFETNLETSLRLARRLGEGRIPVAESGIRDRSDVERLLKGGVRNFLVGETLVRASDPEACLRALVWGRRDDSAPSEPPR
- a CDS encoding phosphoribosylanthranilate isomerase; protein product: MVQVKICGITRVDEALLCARWGAHAVGCVFHPPSPRFVSDLRAAEIAASLPAGVSAVGVFCDADYEAVMRRVERCGIRVVQLHGAESPDLVRRLQAQGVSVIKTLFLNRPPTFSDAEVYGCASAFLAECAGGSLPGGNAIAWDWNAARRMLGDRPLVIAGGLNPENVGRVVEEAQPDAVDVSSGVESAPGRKDPEKVKRFLETVASCEPPRATRRIFS
- the trpB gene encoding tryptophan synthase subunit beta — encoded protein: MTTAATYGPLPDRRGHFGPYGGQYVAETLMPALLELEAAYREAKGDPAFQASFQELLAQYAGRPTPLFSARRLTASAGGAKIYLKREDLAHTGAHKINNTLGQVLLADWMGKRKVIAETGAGQHGVATATAAALFGMECKIFMGTEDVRRQAPNVQRMRLLGAEVVPVASGTGTLKDAMNEAMRYWVGAVRDTFYVIGSVAGPHPYPMMVRDFQRVIGDETRRQILDREGRLPDVLIACVGGGSNAMGLFYPFLDDPVEMIGVEAAGHGIESGKHAATLGAGTVGVLHGSKSYLLQDSGGQIQEAHSISAGLDYPGVGPEHALLKEQGRARYESIRDGEALDAFSKLSRLEGIIPALESAHAVAWALKEAARRPADQVIVVNLSGRGDKDLAIVAAALEMPDTKD